In Nomascus leucogenys isolate Asia chromosome 8, Asia_NLE_v1, whole genome shotgun sequence, a single genomic region encodes these proteins:
- the MRPS2 gene encoding 28S ribosomal protein S2, mitochondrial — translation MAAEGEAARPGPEGGLALPRVPAMATSLAALPRMLGAGARAPSRWLGFLGKTTLRPARPSRRTLGSATAPVIRESEDGTDFNDKILNEPLKHSDFFNVKELFSVRSLFDARVHLGHKAGCRHRFMEPYIFGSRLDHDIIDLEQTATHLQLALNFTAHVAYRKGIILFISRNRQFSYLIENTARDCGEYAHTRYFKGGLLTNAPLLFGPTVRLPDLIIFLHTLSNIFEPHVAVRDAAKMNIPTVGIVDTNCNPCLITYPVPGNDDSPPAVHLYCRLFRTVITRAKEKRRQVEALYRLQGQKEAGGQGPAHPPGADMSRSL, via the exons ATGGCGGCGGAAGGGGAGGCCGCTCGGCCCGGCCCGGAGGGAGGCCTCGCTCTGCCCCGCGTCCCAGCCATGGCGACATCCCTGGCCGCGCTGCCCCGAATGCTCGGCGCGG GTGCCCGGGCCCCGTCGCGCTGGCTGGGCTTCCTCGGGAAGACGACTCTCCGGCCTGCTCGGCCGAGCCGCAGGACGCTTGGAAGTGCGACGGCCCCCGTGATCCGCGAGTCCGAGGACGGCACCG ATTTCAACGACAAGATTCTGAATGAGCCCCTCAAGCACTCTGACTTCTTCAATGTCAAGGAACTGTTTTCAGTGAGAAGCCTCTTCGATGCCCGAGTGCATCTGGGACACAAAGCTGGCTGTCGGCACAG GTTTATGGAGCCATACATCTTTGGGAGCCGCCTGGACCACGACATCATCGACCTGGAACAGACAGCCACGCACCTccagctggccttgaacttcacTGCCCATGTGGCCTACCGCAAGGGCATCATCTTGTTTATAAGCCGCAACCGGCAGTTCTCGTACCTGATTGAGAACACGGCCCGTGACTGTGGCGAGTACGCCCACACTCGCTACTTCAAGGGCGGTCTGCTGACCAACGCGCCCCTCCTCTTTGGCCCCACGGTCCGCCTGCCGGACCTCATCATCTTCCTGCACACGCTCAGCAACATCTTTGAGCCGCACGTGGCCGTGAGAGACGCAGCCAAGATGAACATCCCCACAGTGGGCATCGTGGACACcaactgcaacccctgcctcatCACCTACCCTGTACCCGGCAACGACGACTCCCCGCCGGCCGTGCACCTCTACTGCAGGCTCTTTCGGACAGTCATCACCCGGGCCAAGGAGAAGCGGCGGCAGGTTGAGGCTCTCTATCGCCTGCAGGGCCAGAAGGAGGCCGGGGGCCAGGGGCCAGCCCACCCTCCTGGGGCTGACATGAGCCGTTCCCTGTGA